The following proteins are encoded in a genomic region of Sneathiella marina:
- a CDS encoding PaaI family thioesterase, giving the protein MTRTRTESKPPKKGFSLRGNASPLTDPWEPIYSREEPDRIDIGLWLREEHCNGRGFAHGGLISALADSCMGHSCFHAMGGKRNLVTVSLSVDFLGVTHPGVWLEIKSEIVKTGRSLCFVQCKVTADDILCARANATFKII; this is encoded by the coding sequence ATGACAAGAACAAGAACAGAATCCAAACCCCCAAAAAAAGGCTTTTCCCTGCGTGGTAATGCAAGCCCGTTGACGGACCCGTGGGAGCCGATTTATTCCCGTGAAGAACCAGACAGGATTGATATTGGGTTGTGGCTGCGAGAGGAACATTGCAATGGTCGCGGATTTGCCCATGGCGGCTTGATCTCGGCGCTGGCCGATAGCTGTATGGGGCATAGCTGTTTTCATGCAATGGGCGGAAAAAGAAATCTTGTAACCGTTAGCTTATCTGTGGATTTCTTAGGTGTTACGCATCCGGGCGTCTGGTTGGAAATCAAGAGCGAGATCGTAAAAACCGGGCGTAGTCTGTGTTTCGTCCAATGTAAGGTGACTGCTGACGACATTTTATGCGCCCGGGCAAACGCAACTTTCAAGATAATCTGA
- a CDS encoding ABC transporter substrate-binding protein, with protein MERTGKKYRVGGGKMEGHRMVQINIQFTLFSAFYSPLISAISGHFLEDEGLDPKWSVAKPGTSAIASLEDGSAHVVQSALSQGFGVPAKQPAPTVTHFAQINEMDGFFLTGREPDLDFSWKKLEGASVILFGGGQPLAMFKYACHKAGIDYDKINAIHVGGAAAMDRAFRKGEGHYVQQQGPFPQQLKAEGIGHIVAQVGTQIGLCGFSSLAAKPEWLKTDMARAFMRGYRKTRQYLIETPAAKIAAAEKPYFPDIGQQALTDCIATYQELGCWTPHVEITKEAFEATLDIFEYNGTIDRRLPYDQVCSLPPSD; from the coding sequence ATGGAAAGAACAGGTAAGAAATACCGCGTGGGCGGAGGGAAAATGGAAGGCCACAGAATGGTTCAGATCAATATCCAATTTACTTTATTCTCGGCATTCTATTCACCGCTGATTTCGGCTATTTCCGGGCATTTTCTGGAAGATGAAGGGCTGGATCCGAAATGGTCGGTTGCCAAACCGGGCACTTCGGCCATAGCGTCGTTGGAAGACGGGTCAGCACATGTGGTTCAATCGGCGCTTAGCCAGGGTTTTGGGGTACCGGCAAAGCAGCCCGCGCCCACCGTTACACATTTTGCCCAGATAAATGAGATGGATGGGTTTTTTCTAACGGGCCGCGAACCGGATCTGGATTTTTCCTGGAAGAAGCTTGAAGGAGCTTCTGTCATTCTCTTTGGCGGCGGCCAACCCCTGGCCATGTTTAAGTATGCCTGCCATAAAGCCGGCATTGATTATGACAAGATCAATGCAATTCATGTTGGCGGCGCTGCCGCAATGGATAGGGCATTTAGAAAGGGTGAAGGACATTATGTTCAGCAGCAAGGCCCGTTTCCGCAGCAGCTTAAAGCCGAGGGTATTGGCCATATTGTCGCGCAAGTTGGTACACAAATCGGGCTTTGTGGATTTTCCAGTCTTGCCGCAAAGCCGGAATGGCTTAAAACGGACATGGCCCGAGCCTTTATGCGTGGTTATCGAAAGACAAGGCAATATTTGATCGAGACGCCGGCGGCTAAAATTGCAGCGGCAGAAAAGCCCTATTTCCCGGATATTGGTCAACAAGCACTGACAGACTGTATTGCAACTTATCAGGAATTGGGCTGCTGGACGCCACATGTGGAAATCACGAAGGAAGCCTTTGAGGCGACCCTCGATATTTTCGAGTATAATGGCACCATAGACAGACGCCTTCCCTACGACCAGGTTTGCAGCTTACCGCCGTCTGATTGA
- a CDS encoding acyl-CoA dehydrogenase family protein, whose product MQKSPRELTDLLNTVKEFAKRHIFPRRRELITATEFPADLWQVFAECGLAGLSIPAQYGGQGASYQTLSKAAHFLNLYGGVPGATMTFLAHWQIIKLHIVEEAEPSLKQQLLPLLAAGKATLSVAISEPKAGAHPKHLQTTADRVGDEFILNGEKAFLTNGPLAQYFIVLAITKELNARRSFSAVLVDAKTPGLERTDGVKIDFLHPCPHGGIRLQNCKVPVANLIGIEGEAFVRTSLRMRAIEDAVGAASHIGALACLLNDIIDIIPEKLAEKVGRIESQFLALDIVAEALGQMADQTEEDMEFLLHLQLGFRQQLMACGTVMDEIVQEIDLSNKPETALLLRDINKLHSIAHSAHAARLVKFGRNKLSLTLANRKI is encoded by the coding sequence ATGCAAAAATCTCCGCGCGAACTGACTGATCTTCTCAATACCGTAAAAGAGTTTGCGAAACGGCATATTTTCCCACGTCGCCGCGAACTGATCACCGCCACGGAATTTCCCGCTGACCTTTGGCAGGTTTTTGCGGAATGCGGTCTGGCCGGACTTTCCATCCCGGCGCAATATGGCGGTCAGGGCGCCTCCTATCAAACGCTGTCAAAGGCGGCCCATTTCCTGAATTTATATGGTGGCGTTCCGGGCGCAACAATGACCTTTCTCGCCCATTGGCAAATCATCAAGCTCCATATCGTCGAAGAGGCTGAGCCGTCCCTAAAGCAGCAATTGCTGCCGCTGTTGGCCGCCGGAAAAGCAACTCTTTCTGTTGCCATATCAGAACCCAAGGCAGGCGCTCATCCAAAACACCTGCAAACAACAGCGGATCGGGTTGGCGACGAGTTTATCCTGAACGGTGAAAAAGCGTTTTTGACCAACGGACCGCTGGCCCAGTACTTTATTGTTCTCGCCATAACCAAAGAACTTAATGCCCGCCGATCTTTTAGCGCCGTTCTCGTCGATGCCAAGACCCCGGGGCTGGAGCGAACCGACGGCGTTAAAATTGATTTTCTTCATCCCTGCCCCCATGGCGGGATCCGCCTGCAAAATTGCAAGGTTCCCGTGGCCAACCTGATTGGCATTGAAGGGGAGGCCTTCGTCAGGACCTCTCTGCGCATGCGCGCCATCGAGGACGCGGTCGGAGCTGCCAGCCATATCGGCGCCTTAGCCTGCTTACTCAATGACATCATTGACATCATCCCCGAAAAACTGGCTGAAAAAGTCGGCAGGATTGAGAGCCAGTTTCTTGCCCTGGATATTGTTGCGGAAGCGCTTGGTCAAATGGCCGACCAGACGGAAGAAGATATGGAATTCCTTTTGCATCTTCAATTGGGCTTTCGCCAGCAACTGATGGCTTGCGGAACAGTCATGGATGAAATAGTTCAGGAAATTGACCTATCAAACAAACCTGAAACCGCCCTTCTACTTCGAGACATAAACAAATTACACTCTATTGCGCATTCAGCCCATGCGGCGCGCCTGGTGAAATTTGGCCGCAATAAATTAAGCCTTACCCTCGCCAATCGAAAAATTTAG
- a CDS encoding TauD/TfdA dioxygenase family protein: MTDKKWDVKRVAGALGAEIRGINLAEATDDEITEVKALLSEHMVLFFPDQHPSIDDHVALGKRFGKLEGHPHLKNPFTQHPELFELAASSGGIADEWHTDLTFQEQPSLMSILHMVKCPASGGDTMWTNLCAAFDALSPPLQEMCSGLTALHDAAPHNRPDQMTIHPVARLHPDTGRKALYVNEHFTRRIVEMSAMESEALLRFLTNWVQNPRFTVRYQWNAGTIGMWDNRCTQHYVLNDFNEERIIQRVTVVGDHPEGEPARWPAWTNRKGLSAASRHDRQLAHYMKSQSIAAD; encoded by the coding sequence ATGACAGATAAGAAATGGGATGTAAAACGTGTTGCCGGAGCGCTTGGTGCGGAAATACGGGGCATTAATCTTGCCGAAGCGACTGATGACGAGATTACAGAAGTTAAAGCGCTTCTCAGTGAACATATGGTTCTGTTTTTTCCAGATCAGCATCCGTCCATTGACGATCATGTTGCCCTCGGGAAGCGGTTTGGAAAGCTGGAAGGTCACCCTCATCTCAAGAATCCGTTTACCCAGCATCCTGAACTCTTCGAACTGGCGGCGAGCTCTGGTGGCATTGCCGATGAATGGCACACGGATCTAACGTTCCAGGAGCAACCGTCTCTGATGTCGATTTTACATATGGTCAAATGTCCGGCCAGTGGCGGCGATACCATGTGGACTAATCTCTGTGCGGCGTTTGACGCCTTATCTCCGCCTCTGCAGGAAATGTGTAGTGGCCTGACGGCATTGCATGACGCGGCACCGCATAACCGTCCAGATCAGATGACCATACATCCGGTTGCCCGGTTGCATCCGGATACGGGACGAAAAGCGCTTTATGTGAACGAACATTTTACCCGGCGAATTGTTGAAATGAGTGCGATGGAAAGTGAAGCGCTTCTTCGGTTCTTGACGAATTGGGTACAAAATCCTCGATTTACGGTGCGATATCAGTGGAATGCGGGAACAATCGGCATGTGGGATAATCGCTGTACCCAGCATTATGTTCTCAACGACTTTAACGAAGAGCGTATTATACAGCGCGTAACAGTGGTTGGTGATCACCCTGAGGGCGAGCCGGCAAGATGGCCCGCCTGGACAAATCGCAAAGGCCTGTCCGCTGCCAGTCGACATGATCGGCAATTGGCGCATTATATGAAATCTCAATCAATAGCTGCCGATTAA
- the ggt gene encoding gamma-glutamyltransferase: MTHGMVTAPQPEAVDAGLQVLKSGGNVMDAAIAAALVQTVVDPQMCGVAGFGSMQIYVAETGEHHFIDFHGRAPLSTREDMWESLILGECDDGFGFVLEGQVNEIGYMSMTTPMTIRAFGEALEQFGSRPLSELIQPAIDYCEEGFTVRPAVHGFWLQPAQAGRIERIRILQDDPVSAKIYTKADRSLYQVGDILKNPDMGRTYRRIAEAGIEDFYSGQIAKTIDADMKSNGGHITLEDLAECRTVHTAPLKGTYRGFDVATNPLPGGGLMVLEMLNILENFDLSAMGHNSAEYIAVVSEAMKIATVDKDQHMGDPNFVDVPLERLMSKSYGAEMADCIRRGEKKAVPRVNSGAAESKETTHICVADEQGNIVNMTHSLGSSSGVVSEGLGFMYNNCMMVFDPRPGNVGSLAPGKTRFSAMCPTMLLKDGKPFLALGAPGGTTITMGVLQTILNVVDFDMSAQEAVSAPRFCTTSDTIEITNRILRSTERVLQSMGYPTMRYAVSYATPIVHAIRLVNGKMDGGADPSGDGVAAQV, encoded by the coding sequence ATGACTCACGGGATGGTAACGGCCCCGCAGCCTGAAGCTGTGGACGCCGGCTTGCAGGTGCTAAAATCCGGCGGTAATGTGATGGACGCAGCGATTGCCGCCGCGCTAGTTCAGACAGTTGTTGATCCTCAAATGTGCGGCGTCGCCGGGTTTGGATCCATGCAAATATATGTTGCCGAAACTGGCGAGCATCATTTTATCGATTTTCATGGCCGTGCGCCGTTATCAACACGGGAGGATATGTGGGAATCCCTGATCCTCGGCGAATGCGATGACGGTTTCGGCTTTGTCCTGGAAGGGCAGGTTAACGAGATCGGCTATATGTCAATGACAACGCCGATGACAATCAGGGCATTTGGCGAGGCTCTCGAACAGTTCGGTAGCAGGCCGTTGAGTGAGTTGATACAGCCGGCAATCGACTATTGCGAAGAAGGGTTCACCGTTCGACCTGCCGTACATGGGTTCTGGCTTCAGCCGGCTCAGGCAGGACGCATTGAGCGGATCCGGATTTTACAGGATGATCCTGTGTCCGCAAAAATTTACACCAAAGCCGACAGGAGCCTCTATCAGGTAGGGGATATTCTTAAAAACCCGGATATGGGCCGTACTTACCGCAGAATTGCTGAAGCGGGAATTGAGGATTTTTACAGCGGACAGATTGCCAAGACCATTGATGCAGATATGAAGTCAAATGGCGGCCATATTACGTTGGAGGATTTGGCAGAATGTCGAACGGTTCACACTGCACCATTGAAGGGTACCTATCGGGGTTTTGACGTGGCAACCAACCCTTTGCCCGGTGGCGGTCTAATGGTTTTGGAGATGCTCAATATTCTGGAGAATTTTGATCTTTCCGCTATGGGCCATAATTCGGCTGAATATATTGCCGTCGTATCTGAAGCGATGAAAATCGCCACAGTTGATAAGGATCAGCATATGGGTGATCCAAATTTCGTTGATGTTCCTCTGGAAAGGTTAATGTCTAAGAGTTACGGGGCGGAAATGGCAGACTGTATCCGTCGCGGCGAGAAAAAAGCCGTGCCACGTGTAAACTCCGGTGCGGCAGAAAGTAAGGAAACAACCCATATTTGTGTCGCCGACGAGCAGGGAAATATCGTCAATATGACCCATTCGCTTGGATCCAGTTCCGGGGTTGTGAGCGAAGGTCTTGGCTTCATGTATAACAATTGCATGATGGTATTTGATCCAAGGCCCGGAAATGTAGGGTCGCTGGCACCCGGAAAAACCAGGTTTTCCGCAATGTGCCCGACAATGCTGTTGAAAGACGGCAAGCCATTTTTGGCGTTGGGGGCACCGGGTGGAACAACGATAACGATGGGTGTCTTGCAAACCATACTTAATGTTGTTGATTTCGACATGAGCGCGCAAGAGGCCGTTTCGGCACCAAGATTCTGTACGACCTCCGATACAATTGAAATTACCAACCGTATTCTCCGCTCAACGGAGAGGGTATTGCAATCCATGGGATATCCTACAATGAGATATGCCGTGAGTTACGCAACTCCGATTGTTCACGCTATTCGATTGGTTAACGGGAAAATGGATGGGGGAGCTGATCCTTCCGGTGACGGTGTGGCGGCTCAGGTATAA
- a CDS encoding alpha/beta fold hydrolase produces the protein MEINQISAGVLNVGYVEYGPVNGWPVFLCHGFPYDVHAYEGAASLLADAGAHVFVPFQRGYGSTSFLRPDTLRSGEQAALGYDLLALMDALKIEKAIVAGYDWGGRAACIVSALWPERVTALVSGNSYNIQDIANAMEPATPELEASFWYQYYFHSERGRRGLEKDRRAIAYLLWKMWSPTWTFNDEVFETTAAAFDNKDFVDVVIHSYRHRYGLVQGDPAFEAIEKALSQQPAITVPSITIDGDTDGVCKSTAAHAGKFTGPHQHRIFTDAGHNLPQERPELWAQAVLDTRKM, from the coding sequence ATGGAAATCAATCAAATTTCAGCCGGTGTCCTTAACGTAGGTTATGTTGAATACGGCCCGGTAAATGGCTGGCCTGTTTTCCTATGCCATGGTTTTCCCTATGATGTGCATGCTTATGAGGGGGCCGCGTCCCTTCTGGCCGACGCCGGTGCGCATGTATTTGTCCCTTTTCAACGGGGCTACGGATCAACATCTTTCCTGCGTCCGGACACGCTACGGTCCGGCGAGCAGGCCGCCCTCGGATATGACCTACTTGCGCTGATGGATGCGTTGAAAATAGAGAAGGCCATTGTTGCCGGATATGATTGGGGTGGACGCGCAGCCTGCATTGTTTCCGCCTTATGGCCCGAACGAGTAACTGCTTTAGTCTCTGGAAATTCCTACAATATCCAGGATATTGCCAACGCCATGGAACCGGCGACACCAGAATTAGAAGCCAGTTTCTGGTACCAGTATTATTTTCATTCCGAGCGCGGCAGGCGAGGCCTTGAAAAAGACCGCAGAGCGATTGCGTATCTGCTTTGGAAAATGTGGTCACCAACTTGGACCTTCAACGATGAGGTATTCGAAACCACGGCCGCTGCATTCGATAACAAGGATTTTGTGGACGTGGTTATCCATTCATACCGCCATCGGTACGGATTGGTGCAGGGCGATCCTGCATTTGAAGCGATTGAAAAAGCACTATCCCAGCAGCCCGCAATCACCGTGCCATCCATTACAATCGATGGAGATACCGACGGCGTTTGCAAGAGTACCGCGGCACATGCAGGGAAATTTACGGGTCCGCACCAACATCGTATCTTTACCGACGCCGGACATAATCTGCCCCAGGAAAGACCAGAATTATGGGCGCAGGCGGTCCTCGATACGCGCAAAATGTAA
- a CDS encoding TauD/TfdA family dioxygenase, whose amino-acid sequence MRNENTPPAEITGPAAWIGSEMMQAPERWLVHLTSEQIAELEAAAQHYLSLGKDVGEITAEEFPLPKFGNHLKQLQEKLRTGCGVEVMRGLPVTGYTQEMAATIFCGIGAHIGRARSQNAKGHILGHVRDTGASSQDPNTRIYLTSSRQSFHTDSSDVVGLLCLRDAMEGGLSMLVSALTIYNRMRKQRPDLLEKLFEPIATDRRGEIPEGAEPYMNIPVLNWYNGKLTVFYQRQYINSAKRFSSAKKPDEMHIEALDMFDALANDPDLYLQMQLEPGDMQFVYNHSQLHDRTGFTDWPDPKQRRHLFRLWLSLPDDRALPECFKERYGSIEIGNRGGIITKETRLHAPLD is encoded by the coding sequence ATGCGCAACGAAAATACACCTCCCGCAGAAATAACCGGTCCGGCTGCTTGGATCGGATCGGAAATGATGCAAGCCCCTGAAAGGTGGCTTGTGCATCTCACGAGTGAACAGATAGCCGAGCTGGAAGCCGCGGCACAGCATTACCTTTCGCTGGGGAAAGATGTTGGCGAGATTACCGCCGAGGAATTTCCCTTACCCAAATTTGGGAATCATTTGAAACAGTTACAGGAAAAATTACGCACTGGCTGTGGCGTTGAGGTTATGCGGGGGTTGCCAGTCACAGGGTATACCCAGGAAATGGCGGCAACTATTTTTTGCGGAATTGGCGCCCATATTGGACGGGCAAGATCGCAAAACGCCAAAGGACATATCCTGGGTCATGTCCGGGACACGGGCGCCAGCTCGCAAGATCCTAACACGCGCATTTACCTCACATCATCTCGGCAGAGCTTTCATACGGATAGTTCAGATGTGGTTGGATTGCTTTGTCTGCGAGATGCAATGGAAGGGGGGCTTTCAATGCTTGTGAGCGCCTTGACAATTTATAATCGGATGCGGAAACAACGGCCAGATCTCTTGGAAAAGCTGTTTGAACCGATTGCAACAGATCGGCGAGGAGAAATCCCGGAGGGAGCCGAGCCCTATATGAATATCCCGGTCCTGAATTGGTACAACGGAAAACTGACCGTCTTTTATCAACGACAATATATTAACAGCGCAAAGCGATTTTCAAGCGCCAAGAAACCAGACGAAATGCACATAGAAGCGCTTGATATGTTTGATGCGCTGGCAAATGACCCGGATTTGTATCTGCAAATGCAGCTTGAGCCCGGTGATATGCAATTCGTTTATAATCACTCACAATTGCATGACCGCACCGGCTTCACGGATTGGCCAGATCCAAAGCAACGGCGGCACCTGTTTCGGCTTTGGTTATCTCTTCCGGATGATCGAGCCCTTCCTGAGTGTTTCAAGGAACGTTATGGCTCGATTGAGATCGGTAATCGGGGAGGCATCATCACAAAAGAGACTAGGCTTCATGCGCCTCTGGATTAG
- the cyoD gene encoding cytochrome o ubiquinol oxidase subunit IV: MNAVNSHSLKSYLVGFGLAVVLTVIPFGLVWTGSLPHMTTLVIIIVAALVQVLVHLYFFLHMNFRSTPGENLLALAFATILIMIMVGGSIWIMFDLHHRMM; this comes from the coding sequence ATGAACGCAGTTAATAGCCATTCATTAAAGTCTTATCTCGTCGGGTTCGGACTAGCTGTCGTCCTGACCGTCATTCCCTTTGGATTGGTATGGACCGGCTCATTACCGCATATGACGACACTTGTGATAATTATTGTTGCCGCTCTTGTTCAGGTTCTCGTCCATCTTTATTTTTTCCTGCATATGAACTTTCGGTCGACACCCGGCGAAAATCTTTTGGCACTCGCTTTTGCGACAATCCTTATCATGATCATGGTAGGTGGCAGCATCTGGATAATGTTCGATTTGCATCATCGGATGATGTAG
- the cyoC gene encoding cytochrome o ubiquinol oxidase subunit III — protein sequence MTLNTQSAKEQSKHFQSRDFGFWLYLMSDAILFSLLFATYVVMSKNVATGPSGHDVFDLTHTFGETLLLLFSSLTFGLASLSLAAGRMTMAIGWLFTTILLGIGFVAMEITEFQGMIAIGAGPDKSGFLSAFFALVGTHGLHVSLGMIGILVIIGQLIVKGPTEAVRSRFFRLGLFWHFLDIVWIGIFSVVYLPAML from the coding sequence ATGACATTGAATACGCAGTCCGCAAAAGAGCAGTCCAAGCATTTTCAATCAAGAGATTTTGGTTTCTGGCTCTACTTGATGTCCGATGCAATCCTTTTTTCGCTTCTTTTCGCCACATATGTTGTTATGTCAAAGAACGTCGCTACAGGTCCCTCCGGTCACGATGTTTTCGATTTAACACATACTTTTGGAGAGACCCTTCTCCTGCTTTTTTCCAGCCTGACCTTCGGATTAGCGTCACTTTCCCTTGCAGCAGGACGGATGACGATGGCAATCGGCTGGCTGTTTACAACCATTCTTCTTGGCATTGGCTTTGTCGCCATGGAAATTACAGAATTTCAGGGCATGATCGCCATCGGTGCCGGGCCTGACAAAAGTGGTTTTCTGTCGGCTTTCTTTGCCCTCGTGGGCACACATGGATTGCATGTTTCACTTGGAATGATAGGCATTCTGGTAATTATTGGACAACTCATTGTAAAAGGACCCACGGAAGCGGTCCGGTCGCGGTTTTTCCGTTTGGGCCTATTTTGGCATTTTCTTGATATCGTCTGGATTGGGATTTTCTCAGTCGTCTATTTACCTGCCATGCTGTAG
- the cyoB gene encoding cytochrome o ubiquinol oxidase subunit I yields the protein MLGRLTIDALPLYSWVAMGGAAVTILGGVAVFLLVTWLGKWRFLWTEWLTSVDHKRIGVMYIVLAAVMLLRGFVDAIMMRAQQAFAVNNEGYLPADHFDQIFSSHGTIMIFFVAMPFLAGLMNVIVPQQIGTRDVAFPFLNSLSFWLTASGAGLVLISLVIGKFSTAGWTGYPPYSGIEYNPGVGVDYWIWALLISGVGSTLTGINFIVTILKNRAPGMTLMRMPLFTWTSLCSSILIAFSFPALTVAVGLLSLDRIFGMHFFTNGDGGNMMNFANLIWIWGHPEVYILILPAFGIFSEVVATFSRKALFGYKSLVYATACIAILSFTVWLHHFFTMGSSANVNAFFGTATMIIAIPTGVKIFDWLFTMYGGKIRFHPSMLFTVGFLISFAIGGMTGVLLALPPADYLMHNSTFLVAHFHNVIIPGVLFGYFAGVQYWFPKAFGFALDEKWGARAFWLWLIGFYLAFMPLYALGFLGMSRRMEHYDNPEWQPYLIVAALGAVTILGGIFCNIMQLVVSFRNSDKTEDLTGDPWDGRTLEWATSSPPAPYNFAVIPEVKGLDAFSTMKEEGTAYKLPETFEDIEMPNNTSLGIIIGGLGFVIGFAMIWHIWWLAISAFIGVLGCVIIRSSMDDTDHIIPAADVEKLERARLATLAQSISGKD from the coding sequence ATGCTCGGGAGACTAACGATCGATGCCCTGCCGCTGTATAGTTGGGTTGCAATGGGCGGGGCAGCTGTCACGATTCTGGGAGGTGTTGCAGTTTTCCTGCTTGTAACCTGGCTCGGAAAATGGCGTTTTCTATGGACAGAGTGGCTGACAAGTGTGGATCATAAACGCATTGGCGTGATGTATATAGTACTTGCCGCCGTGATGCTGTTGCGCGGATTTGTCGATGCAATCATGATGCGGGCCCAACAGGCATTCGCTGTCAACAATGAAGGCTACTTACCCGCAGATCATTTCGACCAGATCTTCTCGTCCCATGGAACGATCATGATCTTTTTCGTGGCCATGCCGTTTCTGGCGGGACTTATGAATGTTATTGTGCCACAGCAAATTGGCACCCGAGATGTTGCCTTCCCCTTCCTTAACTCCCTCAGTTTCTGGCTGACGGCGTCGGGGGCCGGGCTTGTTCTTATTTCGCTGGTCATCGGAAAATTTTCAACAGCCGGCTGGACTGGGTACCCGCCCTATTCCGGTATTGAATATAACCCGGGCGTCGGTGTGGATTACTGGATTTGGGCACTTTTGATTTCCGGTGTCGGAAGCACATTGACGGGAATTAACTTCATCGTCACGATTTTAAAAAACCGCGCCCCCGGAATGACGCTGATGCGGATGCCCCTGTTCACATGGACATCTCTTTGTAGCAGCATCCTCATTGCATTTTCCTTCCCGGCCCTGACAGTTGCTGTCGGTCTTTTGTCGCTGGACCGGATATTTGGGATGCATTTCTTCACCAATGGTGATGGCGGCAATATGATGAATTTTGCCAATTTGATCTGGATCTGGGGGCACCCGGAAGTTTACATTCTGATTTTACCAGCATTCGGAATTTTTTCAGAAGTCGTCGCCACGTTCTCGCGTAAAGCATTGTTTGGCTATAAATCACTTGTTTATGCAACCGCCTGTATTGCAATTCTGTCATTTACAGTCTGGCTGCATCACTTTTTTACAATGGGATCAAGTGCAAATGTAAACGCTTTCTTCGGAACGGCCACGATGATTATTGCCATTCCGACCGGCGTCAAGATATTCGACTGGCTGTTCACCATGTATGGCGGCAAAATACGTTTTCACCCATCCATGTTATTTACAGTTGGCTTCCTTATTTCGTTCGCCATTGGCGGTATGACGGGTGTTTTGCTGGCGCTGCCGCCCGCCGACTATCTCATGCATAATTCAACTTTCCTGGTCGCTCATTTTCATAATGTCATTATTCCAGGCGTCTTGTTCGGATATTTTGCCGGTGTTCAATACTGGTTTCCAAAGGCCTTTGGATTTGCCCTCGATGAAAAATGGGGTGCGCGTGCTTTCTGGTTATGGCTTATCGGGTTTTACCTTGCCTTCATGCCGCTTTACGCGCTGGGCTTCCTCGGTATGTCGCGTCGGATGGAGCATTATGATAACCCCGAATGGCAACCGTATCTGATTGTCGCAGCCCTTGGCGCTGTTACCATTCTTGGCGGCATATTCTGCAACATCATGCAGCTTGTGGTCAGCTTTCGAAACAGCGACAAAACAGAAGATCTAACCGGCGATCCGTGGGATGGTCGTACCCTCGAATGGGCAACCTCGTCACCTCCGGCGCCCTATAATTTCGCAGTTATTCCAGAGGTAAAAGGCCTGGATGCCTTTTCCACCATGAAAGAAGAAGGGACGGCTTACAAACTGCCGGAAACTTTTGAAGATATCGAAATGCCCAACAATACGTCCTTAGGGATCATTATTGGCGGTCTGGGCTTCGTGATCGGATTTGCCATGATTTGGCATATCTGGTGGTTGGCCATATCTGCCTTTATCGGTGTGCTTGGTTGTGTAATCATTCGAAGCAGCATGGATGATACCGACCATATCATTCCCGCAGCTGATGTCGAAAAACTGGAACGAGCTCGACTTGCAACTCTCGCTCAGTCTATTTCGGGAAAGGATTGA